In Brassica rapa cultivar Chiifu-401-42 chromosome A06, CAAS_Brap_v3.01, whole genome shotgun sequence, a single window of DNA contains:
- the LOC103871234 gene encoding homeobox-leucine zipper protein ATHB-15, with amino-acid sequence MAMSCKDGKMGCLDNGKYVRYTPEQVEALERLYHDCPKPSSIRRQQLIRECPILSNIEPKQIKVWFQNRRCREKQRKEASRLQAVNRKLTAMNKLLMEENDRLQKQVSQLVHENSYFRQHTPNPTLPGKDTSCESVVTSGQHQLASQIPPRDASPAGLLSIAEETLAEFLSKATGTAVEWVQMPGMKPGPDSIGIISISHGCAGVAARACGLVGLEPTRVAEIVKDRPSWFRECRAVDVMNVLPTANGGTIELLYMQLYAPTTLAPPRDFWLLRYTSVLEDGSLVVCERSLKSTQNGPSMPLVQHFVRAEMLPSGYLIRPCDGGGSIIHIVDHMDLEACSVPEVLRPLYESPKVLAQKTTMAALRQLKQIAQEVSQTNSSVNGWGRRPAALRALSQRLSRGFNEAVNGFTDEGWSVIGDSMDDVTITVNSSPDKLMGLNLTFSNGFAPVSNVVLCAKASMLLQNVPPGILLRFLREHRSEWADNNIDAYLAAAVKVGPCSARVGGFGGQVILPLAHTIEHEESMEVIKLEGLGHSPEDAIVPRDIFLLQLCSGMDENAVGTCAELIFAPIDASFADDAPLLPSGFRIIPLDSTKEVSSPNRTLDLASALEIGPAGTTKASTDQSGNSGTCARSVMTIAFEFGIESHMQEHVASMARQYVRGIISSVQRVALALSPSHISSQVGLRTPLGTPEAQTLARWICQSYRCYMGVELLKSTSEGNESILKNLWHHTDAIICCSMKAMPVFTFANQAGLDMLETTLVSLQDISLEKIFDDNGRKTLCSEFPQIMQQGFASLQGGICLSSMGRPVSYERAVAWKVLNEEENAHCICFVFINWSFV; translated from the exons ATGGCAATGTCTTGCAAAGATGGGAAGATGGGGTGCTTGGACAACGGGAAGTATGTGAGGTACACACCTGAGCAAGTTGAAGCACTTGAGAGGCTTTATCATGACTGTCCTAAACCGAGCTCTATCCGCCGTCAGCAGTTGATTAGAGAGTGTCCTATTCTCTCTAACATTGAGCCTAAACAGATCAAAGTTTGGTTTCAGAACCGAAG ATGCAGAGAGAAACAAAGGAAAGAGGCTTCACGGCTTCAAGCTGTGAATAGGAAGCTGACGGCAATGAACAAGCTGTTGATGGAGGAGAATGATAGGTTGCAGAAGCAAGTGTCACAGCTGGTTCATGAAAACAGCTACTTCCGTCAACACACTCCCAAT CCTACCCTTCCAGGTAAAGACACAAGCTGTGAATCGGTTGTGACGAGTGGTCAGCACCAATTAGCATCACAGATTCCTCCAAGAGATGCTAGTCCTGCAGG ACTTTTGTCCATTGCAGAAGAAACTTTAGCAGAGTTTCTTTCAAAGGCAACTGGAACCGCTGTTGAGTGGGTTCAGATGCCTGGAATGAAG CCTGGTCCGGATTCCATTGGAATCATTTCTATTTCTCACGGTTGCGCTGGTGTGGCAGCACGCGCCTGTGGCCTAGTGGGTCTCGAGCCTACAAGG GTCGCAGAGATCGTCAAGGATCGGCCTTCGTGGTTCCGCGAATGCCGAGCTGTTGATGTTATGAATGTGTTGCCAACCGCCAACGGTGGAACCATTGAGCTGCTCTATATGCAGCTCTATGCACCAACTACGTTAGCTCCACCACGCGACTTCTGGTTGTTGCGTTACACATCTGTTCTAGAAGATGGCAGCCTTGTGGTGTGCGAGAGGTCTCTTAAGAGCACTCAGAACGGTCCTAGCATGCCACTGGTTCAACATTTTGTTAGAGCAGAGATGCTCCCTAGTGGGTACTTGATACGTCCTTGTGATGGTGGTGGCTCCATCATACACATTGTTGATCATATGGATTTGGAG GCTTGTAGTGTCCCTGAGGTCTTGCGTCCGCTCTACGAGTCACCAAAAGTACTTGCGCAGAAGACAACAATGGCA gcGCTGCGCCAACTCAAGCAAATAGCACAAGAGGTGTCTCAGACTAACAGTAGCGTCAATGGCTGGGGACGGCGTCCTGCTGCCTTACGAGCTTTGAGTCAAAGGCTAAGCAG AGGCTTCAACGAGGCTGTGAATGGTTTCACTGATGAAGGATGGTCAGTGATAGGAGACAGCATGGATGATGTCACAATCACTGTGAACTCTTCTCCAGACAAGCTGATGGGTTTGAACCTTACGTTTTCCAATGGCTTTGCTCCTGTTAGCAATGTGGTCTTATGCGCAAAAGCCTCCATGCTTTTACAG AATGTTCCTCCGGGGATCCTGCTTCGGTTTCTGAGGGAGCACAGATCAGAATGGGCTGACAACAACATTGATGCATATTTGGCAGCAGCTGTTAAAGTAGGACCTTGTAGTGCCAGAGTTGGAGGATTCGGTGGGCAAGTTATACTTCCACTTGCTCACACTATTGAGCATGAAGAG TCCATGGAAGTCATCAAATTGGAAGGTCTTGGCCACTCCCCTGAAGATGCAATCGTCCCAAGAGATATCTTCCTTCTACAA CTTTGTAGCGGCATGGATGAAAATGCTGTTGGAACATGCGCTGAACTCATATTTGCTCCAATTGATGCTTCCTTTGCTGATGATGCGCCTCTGCTTCCTTCTGGTTTCCGTATCATCCCTCTTGACTCCACAAAG GAAGTATCAAGTCCAAACCGAACCTTGGATCTTGCTTCAGCACTGGAGATTGGTCCAGCTGGAACAACAAAAGCATCAACCGATCAATCAGGAAACTCCGGTACATGTGCAAGATCTGTGATGACAATAGCGTTTGAGTTTGGTATTGAGAGCCATATGCAAGAGCATGTAGCTTCCATGGCTAGGCAGTACGTTCGTGGTATCATCTCATCGGTTCAGAGAGTTGCATtggctctctctccttctcaCATCAGCTCACAAGTCGGTCTGCGCACTCCTTTGGGTACTCCTGAAGCCCAAACACTTGCTCGTTGGATCTGCCAGAGTTACAGGTGCTACATGGGCGTTGAGCTACTTAAATCAACAAGTGAAGGCAATGAATCTATTCTGAAGAATCTTTGGCATCATACAGATGCTATAATCTGCTGCTCAATGAAG gcCATGCCAGTCTTCACATTTGCAAACCAGGCGGGGCTAGACATGCTTGAGACTACATTGGTTTCTCTTCAAGATATCTCTTTAGAGAAGATATTTGATGACAATGGAAGAAAGACTCTCTGCTCTGAGTTCCCACAGATCATGCAACAG GGCTTTGCGAGTCTTCAAGGTGGGATATGTCTGTCAAGCATGGGGAGACCAGTTTCATACGAGAGAGCAGTTGCTTGGAAAGTACTCAATGAAGAAGAGAACGCTCATTGTATCTGCTTTGTGTTCATCAACTGGTCCTTTGTTTGA
- the LOC103871235 gene encoding jacalin-related lectin 15-like — translation MQSPLSSEGPSDSNPFPMAQKLEAKGGNGGKEWDDGADHEGVSKIYIREGSEGIESIKFDYVKNGEPETGPIHGGLGQDFTDSFDINHTIDEHIVSVKCYYDEGAIQGLVVKTNTRTSALMGYNLGTKFKLQVKDKKIIGFHGSSDKNLNSLGAYFAPLSPANMEI, via the exons ATGCAAAGTCCTCTCTCTTCTGAAGGTCCATCAG ATTCAAATCCATTCCCAATGGCACAAAAGTTGGAAGCGAAAGGCGGGAATGGAGGCAAAGAATGGGATGATGGAGCTGATCATGAGGGTGTATCAAAGATTTATATACGAGAGGGTAGCGAAGGCATAGAGTCCATCAAGTTCGACTATGTCAAGAACGGGGAACCTGAAACTGGACCAATCCATGGTGGCTTGGGTCAAGATTTCACTGACTCG TTTGATATTAACCATACCATTGATGAGCATATCGTATCTGTTAAGTGTTACTACGACGAGGGTGCGATACAAGGCCTTGTGGTCAAAACCAACACCAGGACTTCCGCACTCATGGGGTACAACCTTGGTACCAAGTTTAAACTTCAAGTGAAAGACAAGAAGATCATTGGGTTTCATGGATCTTCTGACAAAAACCTAAACTCTCTGGGAGCTTATTTCGCACCGCTTTCTCCTGCTAATATGGAAATCTAA
- the LOC103871237 gene encoding jacalin-related lectin 15-like → MAQKLVAKGGTGGGTEWDDGHHEGISQIYIREGCEGIESIKFDYVKNEEPKAGPIHGGSGQSFTESFDLNHTIDEHIVSVKCYYDEGAIQGLVIKTNIMTSALMGYNLGTTFKLEVKGKKIIGFHGSSDKNLRSLGAYFAPLSPANLKY, encoded by the exons ATGGCTCAGAAGCTGGTAGCTAAAGGCGGCACCGGAGGAGGCACGGAATGGGATGATGGCCACCATGAAGGTATATCACAGATCTATATAAGAGAGGGCTGTGAAGGCATAGAGTCCATCAAATTCGACTATGTCAAGAACGAAGAACCTAAAGCTGGACCAATCCATGGTGGCTCGGGTCAGAGTTTCACTGAGTCG tttGATCTAAACCATACCATTGATGAACATATCGTATCTGTCAAGTGTTACTACGACGAGGGTGCGATACAAGGCCTTGTGATCAAAACCAACATCATGACTTCTGCACTCATGGGATACAACCTTGGTACTACGTTCAAACTTGAAGTCAAAGGCAAGAAGATCATTGGGTTTCATGGATCTTCTGACAAAAACCTTCGCTCTCTAGGAGCTTATTTCGCACCGCTTTCTCCTGCTAATTTGAAATACTAA
- the LOC103871238 gene encoding jacalin-related lectin 18-like produces MTQRLEAEGSKNGRYIWDDGFNHDDVTKIYVRGGSDGIQFIRFDYIMKGQLNNGSFHGESYKGFTQTFEINHLKHEHLESVNGYYTESTGIQALQFKTNLRISELMGYDEKGTKFTLAVHGKKIIGFHGSKQSNIYSLGAYFTWITPTRMEAKGGNGGKEWDDGSDHEGVTKIHVRGGRKGIQYIKFDYVKDGQPKDGPIHGSISGGGFEPVFEIKHVDQECLVSVEGYYDVTSGVIQGLQFKTNFNTSQLMGYNKGTKFIISENGMKIIGFHGYVEKSLKSLGAYFTRLTPMKLECQGATSGGLLWDDGAFQGIRKVYAYYENNYIMFISFDYENDGKAEKRDHGFKDGFTGQEGEFVIDYPNECLTSVEGTFSNESEAWITSLTFKTSKGRISQKFGNERFGDLGILLESKGCALAGFHGRSDDSVLMAIGAYFYPMSSDANKLEAKGGDGGAFWDDGRFDGVRKIYIGISSNAICFVKFMYYKDARMFFGDDHGNKTQLFGVKEFELNYPFEYVTSVEGSYDNISGAITMLRLKTNRQTSPDFGVGTTSSFVVHKDNHMIVGFHGKSSNLLLHKIGVHVIPI; encoded by the exons ATGACCCAAAGGCTGGAGGCGGAAGGGAGCAAGAATGGCCGGTACATATGGGATGACGGATTTAACCATGATGATGTGACAAAGATCTATGTAAGAGGTGGATCTGATGGCATACAATTCATACGTTTTGACTATATAATGAAGGGACAACTCAACAATGGATCATTCCATGGTGAATCATACAAGGGTTTCACACAGACG TTTGAAATTAATCATCTAAAACATGAACATCTTGAGTCTGTCAACGGCTACTACACAGAGTCAACTGGGATTCAAGCACTTCAGTTCAAAACCAACTTAAGAATTTCTGAACTGATGGGATATGATGAAAAGGGTACTAAGTTTACTCTAGCAGTCCATGGGAAAAAGATAATTGGGTTTCACGGATCCAAACAATCAAATATCTATTCTCTTGGTGCATATTTCACATGGATAACTCCTACTAGAATGGAAGCGAAAGGCGGTAATGGAGGTAAGGAGTGGGATGATGGATCCGACCACGAAGGTGTAACAAAGATACATGTAAGAGGTGGTCGTAAAGGCATACAATACATTAAGTTTGACTATGTCAAGGATGGACAGCCAAAAGATGGGCCAATCCATGGTTCTATCTCAGGTGGAGGTTTTGAGCCCgtg TTTGAAATTAAACATGTTGACCAGGAATGTCTAGTATCCGTGGAGGGATACTATGATGTAACGTCCGGGGTCATCCAAGGTCTTCAGTTCAAGACTAACTTCAATACTTCACAACTGATGGGATACAACAAGGGTACGAAGTTTATAATTTCAGAAAATGGAATGAAGATCATTGGGTTCCATGGATATGTTGAGAAGAGCTTAAAATCTCTTGGTGCGTATTTCACAAGGCTTACTCCAATGAAATTGGAATGCCAAGGTGCTACTAGTGGAGGCCTCCTTTGGGATGATGGTGCTTTCCAAGGCATAAGAAAGGTGTATGCTTACTATGAAAACAACTATATAATGTTTATCAGTTTTGATTATGAGAACGATGGCAAAGCAGAAAAGCGTGACCATGGGTTTAAAGATGGATTCACAGGACAAGAAGGAGAG TTTGTTATCGACTATCCAAATGAATGTCTCACTTCGGTGGAAGGGACTTTCAGTAACGAAAGTGAAGCATGGATTACATCATTGACTTTCAAAACAtccaaagggagaatctctcaGAAATTTGGAAATGAACGTTTTGGAGATCTTGGTATCCTACTTGAGAGCAAAGGTTGTGCTCTGGCTGGGTTCCATGGACGATCTGATGATTCTGTTCTTATGGCTATCGGAGCATATTTTTATCCTATGTCTTCTGATGCaaacaaactagaagcaaaAGGTGGTGATGGAGGAGCGTTTTGGGACGATGGTCGCTTTGATGGTGTCAGAAAGATATACATTGGAATAAGCTCAAATGCCATATGCTTTGTCAAGTTCATGTACTACAAAGATGCTCGAATGTTCTTCGGAGATGATCATGGGAACAAGACCCAGCTATTTGGAGTCAAAGAG TTTGAGCTAAACTATCCATTTGAATATGTCACATCAGTGGAGGGTAGTTATGATAATATATCCGGAGCTATAACCATGCTTAGGCTCAAGACCAACAGACAAACCTCTCCAGACTTTGGAGTTGGTACAACATCAAGTTTCGTAGTCCACAAGGATAATCATATGATTGTAGGGTTCCATGGAAAGTCCAGTAACCTTCTTCTCCATAAAATTGGGGTCCATGTCATTCCTATCTGA
- the LOC103871239 gene encoding nitrile-specifier protein 2-like: protein MATMSEKLEAAGGDKGNPFDDGIFDGVKRIIVGKSLLSVSYIKIEYDKDGDTESKEHGQFTRKHKEFALDYPDEYITAVGGTHQFDIKHKTTLIRSLFFKTSRGRTSDTLGHKKNPMIPSLVSSAISSAVAPVVSYETDFMFESKNGGKLLRFHGRAGPLLNAIGPHFFAFNYPLTHFNLEGGNEGNAWDDGAFDGVRKVVVGRRGKFVSYVRFEYAKGERTVPHSHGERDEAPKEFVVGYPHEHITLVEGTIDGKLTSLKFTTSKGRTSPAFGNEDGSKFAFEKTGFKLVGFCGRSSNVINALGAHFAPFPAPVPAPAPVPAPAPAPAPASSPNKREALGGKGGETFDDGSFDNVRKIYVGQVDSNVAYLKFEYEKDGKREMREHGKKTGSGTEVFEVHKDDYITSVKVYYGRHTGVITSVTFKTFKGITSPSFGKTSSNMFFLEGGKITGFYGSSGDVIHSLGAYVSRSTRMLRGKWIQVKQIGKDLEPGPRCSHAIAMVGDKMYSFGGELTPNFSIDKDMYVFDFNTRAWSIAPQNGDVPELACLGVCMVAIGTTLYVFGGRDSNRNYNGFYSYDTVKSEWKLITPVDKGPTPRSFFSMAADDENVYVFGGVSKTVRLNSLHAYNIVDQKWTELPNPGESRVPRGGAGLAVVQGKIWVVYGFCGDEMDDVHCFDPVESNWTKVETSGEKPWPRSVFALAVVGKYIIISGGEIEMDPQAHLGPGKLDSGAFVLDTESLLWEKLEEGHSPRGWCASTTASLDGKQGLLMYGGKAPTNGRYDDIFFYGVDSA from the exons ATGGCTACCATGTCTGAAAAACTGGAAGCCGCGGGTGGTGACAAGGGAAATCCTTTTGACGATGGTATTTTTGACGGGGTGAAGAGAATAATTGTCGGAAAATCCCTCCTAAGTGTTTCTTATATCAAGATCGAGTACGACAAGGATGGAGATACTGAAAGCAAAGAACATGGGCAGTTTACCCGGAAGCATAAAGAG TTCGCGTTGGATTATCCGGATGAGTATATCACAGCTGTTGGTGGAACCCACCAATTTGATATCAAGCATAAAACAACGCTGATCAGATCTTTATTCTTCAAAACCTCCCGTGGAAGGACATCTGACACACTCGGTCATAAGAAGAATCCAATGATACCATCATTAGTATCATCTGCAATATCATCTGCAGTAGCACCTGTAGTATCATATGAGACAGATTTCATGTTTGAGAGCAAAAACGGAGGAAAGCTTCTTAGATTCCATGGACGCGCTGGTCCCCTTCTTAATGCCATTGGACCTCACTTCTTCGCTTTCAACTATCCTCTTACGCACTTTAACCTTGAAGGTGGGAATGAAGGGAATGCTTGGGACGATGGTGCTTTTGACGGTGTTAGAAAAGTAGTCGTTGGACGACGTGGTAAGTTTGTTAGTTACGTTAGGTTTGAGTATGCCAAAGGCGAAAGAACTGTACCGCATAGTCATGGGGAGAGAGATGAAGCTCCAAAAGAG TTTGTGGTGGGTTATCCTCATGAGCATATTACGTTAGTGGAGGGAACTATCGATGGCAAGCTTACGTCGCTTAAGTTTACGACATCAAAAGGAAGAACCTCCCCTGCTTTTGGGAATGAGGATGGTAGTAAATTTGCTTTTGAGAAGACAGGTTTCAAGCTTGTCGGGTTTTGTGGTCGGTCCAGTAATGTTATTAATGCCCTCGGTGCACATTTTGCCCCTTTCCCTGCTCCCGTTCCAGCTCCAGCTCCAGTTCCGGCTCCAGCTCCAGCTCCAGCTCCAGCCTCTTCTCCCAACAAAAGAGAGGCTCTAGGAGGAAAGGGTGGAGAAACATTTGATGACGGTTCTTTTGATAATGTAAGAAAAATTTATGTTGGTCAAGTAGATTCCAATGTAGCTTACCTCAAGTTCGAATACGAAAAAGACGGTAAAAGAGAGATGCGCGAGCACGGAAAGAAGACAGGGTCAGGAACAGAAGTGTTCGAGGTTCATAAAGACGATTACATCACATCTGTAAAAGTTTACTACGGTAGACACACCGGAGTTATAACATCTGTTACGTTCAAGACGTTCAAGGGCATAACCTCTCCCTCCTTTGGAAAGACCTCATCGAATATGTTCTTCCTCGAAGGCGGCAAAATCACCGGGTTCTATGGAAGTTCCGGGGATGTTATTCATTCTCTCGGAGCTTATGTTTCTCGTTCTACGCGGATGTTGCGTGGCAAGTGGATCCAG GTGAAACAAATAGGCAAGGATCTTGAACCTGGACCAAGATGCTCGCATGCTATAGCAATGGTTGGAGACAAAATGTACTCTTTTGGAGGAGAGCTAACGCCGAATTTCTCCATTGATAAAGACATGTACGTCTTCGATTTCAACACTCGCGCGTGGTCAATCGCTCCTCAGAACGGCGACGTTCCAGAACTCGCTTGCTTAGGCGTTTGCATGGTAGCCATCGGAACTACACTATACGTCTTTGGTGGCCGCGACAGCAACCGCAATTACAACGGTTTCTATTCTTACGACACCGTTAAGAGCGAGTGGAAACTAATAACTCCTGTTGATAAAGGACCTACACCGCGTAGCTTCTTCTCGATGGCTGCTGATGATGAAAACGTATACGTCTTTGGTGGAGTGAGTAAAACGGTACGTCTAAACTCACTTCATGCTTACAACATCGTTGATCAGAAGTGGACTGAGCTTCCTAATCCTGGAGAGTCTAGAGTACCGAGAGGTGGAGCGGGGCTTGCCGTAGTGCAAGGAAAGATTTGGGTTGTGTATGGATTTTGCGGTGATGAAATGGACGATGTTCATTGCTTCGATCCAGTTGAAAGTAACTGGACTAAAGTGGAAACAAGCGGTGAAAAGCCGTGGCCGAGAAGCGTGTTCGCGCTAGCGGTCGTGgggaaatatataattatatcgGGAGGTGAGATTGAGATGGACCCACAGGCTCATTTGGGTCCAGGGAAATTGGACAGCGGGGCTTTTGTGTTGGACACTGAGAGTTTGTTGTGGGAGAAACTTGAGGAAGGTCATAGCCCGCGTGGATGGTGTGCATCCACGACTGCGTCCCTGGATGGGAAACAAGGGCTGTTGATGTATGGAGGGAAGGCTCCGACCAACGGCCGTTATGATGACATCTTTTTCTATGGTGTAGATTCTGCTTAA